CAGTACAACCCTCAGATTTATCTGGACATCCAAAAATTCGTAGATCACTACCGCAAAGAGACTGGCAACAATCAGTTGGGCACTCGCTTCATAAAGACGGTAAAAACCACCCTCAAAAAACTCAACAAATCTGCTTTACACTATCAGGTCAGATACGATGATATTCGGTTTCTACCCATCCCTGTTTTCTCTGTCATGGTGCACTATCGTGTAGATGAAGAAAATAATACTGTTTCTGTAGAGGCTATCTTTCATACTAAAGACGATCCTGAGAAGTGGACTGGCAGGTGATTAAAAAAACTAGGGTTTGTTGGGTGAGAAATTGCAAATTACGTGAACCCTGCACGGCCAAAATCGCTATGAAAGCAAATACTGAAATCAAACCTAAAGAAATTATCACAATGTAGGCTATTACCTTCTTTTTTGTATTGACCCCATCTCCCATTTGAACTATTGGATTTTCATACTCTCCAACAATGTATTTGTGATATAATGAGCTTTTAATTAAAAAATATAAAGGAAACAGAGACAATAGAGCAATCCCAGAATTACCCACCTTCCCAAAGAAATATATTGAACCGTAAAAAACAGCAGATAAAATAAAAGTTAGGAATATAGATAAAACCCACACAGCTCGTTCTAATCGTCTATCAGCCTTTTTGTTAATAATAGAAACACAACAAGTCAATAGGTATAGCAACATCGATTTTAACCTCATATCCCCTTATACAATTCCAACAACCTTTCATCTTTTTCATTGGCACGAACATCTTTGATAATAGCATCAACGCCTTCTATGTCCGACATCAACACCAAAGCCTGAAAGGCTGAAAACCTAGCCATATAATTGGAGTTGTTTCTGGCCACGTCTTCGAATTGAGGGATGGCGGCTTTCCTATATTGGTCCGGAGCCTCTAAGAGTTTTTCCGCGTAAGCCTGAATAAAGAAGAATAGTGTATTTCCGTCCAATCCATTCATTCGGTTCTGAAACCAGTCGAAGGAATCTTTGTGCTCTTGAAAGAGATAATATTCAGCAAGCATGATCACGATATTCAGGTTAGTTACCTCTTGTTGGCTAACTAAAAATTCAGCGGGTAACTTTTCTTCATTTTTGGTGAATTGGGCAATAGTGGATGCTGCCACCAGATATGAGGAGTCATTTAAGGCTTTATTGAATTCTGCTCTGTATTTTTCAAATCCGCTTTCTCCGATATAAGCGAGTGCATACGCTCTAACCTGTGAACTGGGATCGTTTAACATTTTCACAACATCGTTTTCATATTTTTTCAATTTCACTTCTTCGTCCATCAAATATTCCAAAGCATACTGTCTAACCATATAATAAGGATCTTCAAAAGCCTTTCTCAAAATTTGGTCAACGAGTTTTTTATCTTCGAAGGAATATAAACTATCCAGTGTTTCGATTCTACTATATAAACTACCGTCCTTCACAAACTGTGTAAAATATTCCTCTTCGGTTTTAGGGTGGTTGATAACACCGAGAAGTTGACGCTCGCTATCGAAAATGACAACATCCGGCTTTTCTTCCATCGGAAACTGATAGGTCTCAAAGGCTTCATTGATCACTATCGGGAAGCTAGCCAATTCGTCTCCTTTCCATATGTCCACGAATACTGGCAATTGGAATATGGGCATTTCGTCCTGATTTTGGGTTTGTTCCACAGTCAGAGTCAAAGTATCATTTTCATATGCATGTCTAACCTCAAGTTCAGGATGCCCGGCAAAGAAAAACCATTGGTCAAAAAACCAATTCAAATCCTCTCCTGTAACTTCTTCGAAAGCCATTCTCAACTGTGCTGCTTCCACGGAATTGAAGGCATTGGCATGCAAATAATTTTTCAAACCTAGAAAAAAAGCGTCATCTCCTATATAACTCCTCAACATATGCAAGACAGCTGCTCCCTTATTGTAAGTATGAGCATCAAACAAATCTTCCTGATCTTCATAATAGTAGCGAATCAAATTTTTAGGTTCTTCTGCCGCTTCTATCAAATAGGCCTCTTGTTCTACTAAAAAAGTATAGTCCGCTTCATCCTGACCATATTTGTATTGATTCCACAAGTATTCAGAATAACTCGCAAACCCTTCATTCAAGGTTAGATTCGACCAAGATTCGCAGGTCACTAGGTCTCCAAACCACTGGTGCATCAGCTCATGAGCAATGATGCCATCCCAATTGTCGTCAACTAAATATCGACGATCTACATTTAGGTCTTCATAAAATAAAGAAGCGGTAGTATTTTCCATAGCGCCTGACACATAATCACGAACTACAATCTGATCGTACTTTTTCCATGGATATGGATAACCCAATATATCAGAAAAGAAGGTCATCATTTCAGGCGTATGGCCAAATATATCCTTGGCATACTGACCATAATCTTCTTCCAGCCAATAAGCCAATGGTACATCATTCCATTCGTCTCTAGTAACACTGAACTCACCAATGGTCATCATAAATAAATAAGGAGGATGTGGTTGGTCCATCTCCCAAACATCTGTTCTTTTCCCGTTGGGCTCTTTAATTTGCTCTGTCAGCAAGCCATTAGACAAGGTCTTGAACTTGTCCTGCACGGTAATTCTCATTTTCTGCGTACAACGCTCATTAGGAATATCTATGGTAGGAAACCATCCAGAACTAGCTTCAGTTTCTCCCTGGGTCCAGATTTGTTGAGGTTTGTCAGGATCAGATCCATCTGCATTGATAAAATATAAACCTCGATTTTCTTCAATGGCTTCACTTCCACCCGCTTCTCGCTCGTAAGGTTTTGCTGTGTAATCAATGATCACTTGAATTGTGTCTTTACGAGTATGCGTCTTACTCAAAGGAATCAACATTTCCCAGCCATCATATTCAAATTCATTGGCCTTACCATTCACAGACACCGAATGGATATCCATTCCTTTGGCATCCAATACCAATGACTCTTGCTCATAAAATAATGGGGATAAATCCAAAGTAGCTGTTCCATTAAGATATCGCTTTTCCCAGTCGAAGGATACTGCCAAATCCGTATGAAGCAAATCCCATATTCTGGAAGCAGAGCCTTTGTATGTTAAGAGTTCTGACTCCATCAAATCTCCGGAAATCGTTTCTCCTTCACTATTCGATTGCGTAACTCCTTTATTCTGGACAAAAAATAAAATTCCAAAAATCAATGAAAGACATTTTGTATACTTCATACTACGTGAATTAAGTGTTCTGTTTTCAGCGCCCCAAGTTAACCTTTATTAACCTTTTGGTTTGACCAAATATGACTATTTTCGCCAGTTAAATTTCCATTTTTTATGAGCGATTACAATAAGTTAAACAATATAACCGGTTGGATTATTTTCATTCTAGCCACTACAGTATATGCCCTTACTGTAGAGCCCACTGCTAGTTTTTGGGATTGTGGTGAATTTATAGCTGTATCATACAAGCTTGAAGTTCCTCACCCACCAGGCGCACCATTCTTTTTATTACTAGGGAGATTGTTCTCTTTCCTTGCCATGGGTGACGTAACCCAAGTGGCTTATTGGATCAATATGTTGAGTGTATTGAGTAGTGGATTTACAGTACTGTTCCTGTTTTGGTCAATCACTCATTTAGCAAAAAAACTAGTCACTCCAGACACCAGTTATACCAACTTTGTCATCATAGGCAGCGGATTAATAGGCGCTTTGTCTTATACCTTCTCTGATTCGTTTTGGTTTTCCGCAGTAGAAGCTGAGGTTTATGGCATGTCTTCATTTTTCACTGCTTTTGTTGTTTGGGCAATGCTCAAATGGGAAAACATCAAAGACCCATCAGATGAAAACAGATGGATGATTCTAATTGCCTACATGGTAGGGCTTTCTATTGGGGTTCACTTGTTGAACTTGGTGACTGTACCAGCATTAGGTTTAATTTATTATTTCAAGAAAAGAGAAAAATTAAGCACGAAAGGTATTATCACTACGCTTTTGGCCAGTGGTGCAATTGTTCTAATAATTATGGAAGGTGTCATACCAGGACTACCAAGCTTTGCAGGCAAGATGGAAATCTTCTTTGTCAACAACTTAGGCCTACCTTTCAACTCAGGAATAATTTTCTTCATAGCCTTATTTTTAGGTGGTTTGGTGTATGGAATCTATTATTCCATAAAATCCAGCAATGCTACTTTGAATACGATCCTTGTAAGTTTTGCCTTTATCATAATCGGATACTCTTCTTATTCCATAGTGTTGATTAGATCTAATTATAATCCTCCGATCGATGAAAACAATCCGGAAGATGTATTGAGTTATGTTTCTTATCTGAAAAGAGAGCAATATGGTAGTAGACCATTGCTTCACGGTCAGGTATTTACTGCAGATATTGTAGATCAGAAAAAAGGCGCTGCAGTTTACACTAAAGGAGAGGACAAATACGAAATCACTGATCACAAATTAGAATACATCTATGACCCAGAGCATACGACCATCTTACCTAGAGCGTACAGCAATCAACCTGGGCACGTTCAACGTTATCGTGAAATCTTAGGGTTGAAAAATGGTGAGAAGCCAAGTTTCGGAGATAACCTGGCTTACATGTTCAAACACCAGTTGGGCACGATGTACTTCCGTTACTTCATGTGGAATTTTGCCGGAAGAGCTTCCGACATTCAGGGAGCGGACTGGGTAGGCCTCAATGATGCATTTGAAAAAGTACCTCCAATGCTCGAAGAAAATAAAGGAAGAAACATCTTCTTCATGATTCCTTTGATCCTAGGTATCATCGGCTTGACATTCCAATATTATAAAGACCCGAGAAACTTTGCCTTTGTTGGTCTGTTGTTCTTCTTAACTGGAGCAGCGATTGTATTGTATTTGAACTCCCCTCCTACAGAGCCGAGAGAAAGAGATTACATCTATGCGGGCAGTTATTATGCCTATGCTTTTTGGATTGGCATAGGGTTTATCGCCATATTTAATGGCCTAATGGCAGTGATCAAAAAAGGAATACCAGCTGCAGCTATTGCACTTGTCATTTGTTTATCAGCTCCAATCATTATGGCTTCTGAAGGCTGGGATGATCATGATCGATCAAACAGATACTTCTCCGTAGATTCAGCGAAAAACTTCCTGGCTTCTTGTGAGCCAAATGCCATCATTTTCACAGGAGGAGACAATGATACTTTCCCATTATGGTATGTGCAGGAAGTAGAAGGATTCAGAACTGACGTAAGAGTAATTGTATTGAGCTACTTCAACACGGATTGGTACATCGCTCAAATGATGCGCGATGCTTATGAATCAAAACCACTTCCGTTTGGATTGACACTTGACAATTATAAACAAGGTGGTTTGAATGACTACTTGCCATTAGTCGAAAGGCAAAACATAAAAGGTGGTACGATGAACGCAGCTCAGTTTATCAAGTTGATCAAAGAAGAACACCCAGCGTTGGCAGTACCGACTTCTATCAGCAGCTATAACTCCGTGCCTGCCAAAAACTTCTACTTACCGATAGATTCGGCTAAAGTGATGGAAATGGGAATTATCCCAGAACAATTTGCTTCAAGACTTTCTGATCGCATGACCTGGAGCATGAAAGGCAGAGGGTTAGAGAAGAAGGATTTGGCGATTTTGGATTTGATTGTGAACAACAATTGGGAAAGGCCAATTTATTTCAACAATACATCCGCCTCAAGTGTAAACTTCAATTTGAAGGACTACATGGTTCAGGAAGGGAATGCCTTCAGGTTATTGCCAATAAAAAGTCAAACCTCTGGTGAAATGTTTGTGAATACGGATATCATGTTTGACAATATGATCAACAACTTTCATTGGAGAGAGTTGGACAACCCTACAGTTTATTATTCCGAAGACTACAGAAATTTCGTTTTGAATCACAGAGCTAGTTTCAATACCTTAATTGAAAATTTACTAGCTGAAGGAAAAACTGAAAAAGCACGAGAGGCTCTAATGAAATGCCTGGAGTTCATGCCAGATGATGTAATCAGATATGACCACTTTAGCGTGCAACAAGTAGGTTACTTGATTCTTGTTGGTGAAGAAGAAAAAGCGATAGAAATGGCTGAATTGATTTCACAAAGATCTGATGAGATGCTGACCTACTTATATACTACAGGCAATCTGGACAGATTTGAATTACAAAAGAATCTGATCTCACTCAGCGAATTGGCTAGAACATTCAGAGGGACTGAAAACCTCGAGCTTGCTAGTAAGTATGAGGAACTATTCAGAAAACACTACGAACTGGTTCAATAGAATTGATACCCATAAAACATGACCCGTCCTAAAATAGGTTGACGGTTTTTAAAAAGATTTAAGTAAAACCTGTGGATTGATATTCACAGGTTTTTTCATGTATAAAGTTAGGTGTTTTATAGTTGAGACTTAGATGAGGTCTTTGATTGTTGTAGGTATCTATTGACTCTTTGATCAGTATTTTCAATTCTTGGCCAGTATTGCATTTATGAATGAGGAACTCCCCCTTTAGGATACCATTAACTCTTTCTGCTAGTGCATTTTGATAGCAGTCATACCCATCGGTCATAGATGGGGTGATTTGATGATTACTAAGCTCAGACTGATAAAGAGTGGAGCAATATTGTAATCCTCTATCGGAATGATGAATAAGCGTTTGGGTTGTTTTTCTGTTTTTGACAGCAACTTTCAGTGCTTTGACCACGTGTTCAGCACTCATGTCATCACTGAGGTGATAGCCCATAATCTTTCTACTATATGCATCTGTGACCAAAGAGAGGTAATGGGTTCGCTCCCTACTTTTGATGTAAGTAATATCACTGACAAAAACTTCTTCAGGGCGAATAGCTTTCCGATCCTTCAATAGGTTGGGGTATTTTCTCAACCAATGCTTACTGTTGGTAGTTTTTGTATAATTCTTCTTTGGCTTGATGAGCAGGTGTTCGGCTCTTAAATAGTTGAACAAAGCATCTCTACCCACTTTTATGTTTTGCCGGTCAAATTCACCTTTCAATGAATGGTACAGCTTCCGCGTGCCCAGTCGGGGCATTTGCATCCTTACCTTTTGGACAAGGGGTTTGATCCTGGAGAGTTCTTCTGCTCTTTGCTTAGATCTCTGTATTGATTGATAAACCGCCTGTCTACTAATCCCAAACAGTCGACAGCTACGTGAGAGACTCACGTGCTTTTCTTCTCGGATGCGCCAGATTGTTTGGGTAATCCCTTTTTTCTGATTGAAGTTCCGTGTTCTTTGTCTGAGATGTCAATCATCATATTAAGAATCTCATTCTTCAATCGCTCATCAGATAATTCACGTTCTAATCGCTTGATCTTCTGTGCTGGTGTCTCTTTTGATTTAGGTGAGGCCATAAAGTGTTGCTTCGGGTGACTCCAGTCTAATTTACCATATCTGCGTAACCAAACCAAAACTGTACTCCTTCCTTGTATACCATAAGTTTTTTGGGCTTGCTTGTAGGTCATTTCGCCTTTTTCCACTTCAGATACAACCGCCAGTTTAAAGCCCATGTTGTAGTCGCGCTGGGTGCGCTTTTTCCCTCCTAAAGAACTGCGCTTCTCGTCTTTCATAAATAAGTCGTTTTTGTGTCAACTTATTTCAGGACGAGACAACAAAAAAAGAAAGGCCTCGAAAATTCGAGGCCTTTCTTTTTTTCGCTCCTTGCTTCTTTTATTACTTCTTTAAAAATTTATAGGCTTCTTTAAATTGAGAGAAATCATCTTTAACCACCACAAAATAATAACCGGGATTAAAGTTTTTGATATTGATGCGATATTTATCACTACCAACATTTTCCGCATCCACCTTCACTGTATTTCCAATGATGCTATGCAATTCAAAAGAGGTTTCCCTCAAAGTTGAATTTCTAATATTAACAACAATGTAATCAATAGAAGGATTTGGGTAAACTTCGATTTGATTGGAAAAGTCTAGCGATTCATTATCGAATATGATTGACTCTGCAGTATAAGTCGTCGTGCTGGTACTATCTTGAGCCCATGCTGTGGTCGCTGCTAGCAACAAGACCACTGATCCGATAACTTTTAATAATTGCATATAGTTCTACTCCCAATTTCACTGCTCTACAAAATACGCGGATTGCGGATTTATAGTTTCTATGAATATAATTATTTTTTTGTTAAGTCTTACAGAAGAATGAGACTTTTCGATAAGCGGCTAGCAAATTCTCGACGAATTTGTCAAAATACGACGTCCTTATTTATTTCCATAACTACCTTCCACTAACTTTTCGGAATGCTTCGGGTAGGAAGTCTATTAAGTCTGAGGCTATTAATGTCTCCTCCGTATATTTCCTGACATACAAATCACCTGACAACCCATGCAAATGAGCACCAAGTACTGCACTCTCGTATCCTGAATACCCCTGACCTAACAATGCAGTAATAATTCCTGTTAATACGTCTCCGCTTCCACCAGTAGCCATGCCTGGATTTCCGGTAGAATTGAAAATCACCGTCCCATCTGAATTGCAAATACTTGAATTGGCACCTTTGAGTAAAACAATCAAATCATGTTCAGCACAGAACCTAATTTGCTTATCGAGTCGTTCATAATCATCATTCCAATCTCCTACCAACCTTCTAAATTCTCCTGGGTGTGGCGTAAGAACTGATCCTTTTGGAATTTTCTCTATCCATTCTTTGTTCTCCGAAAGAATATTCAAAGCATCAGCATCAATCACCATCGGCCGATCAAACTGATCAAGGATTTGGTTTATGGCCAAAGCAGTCATTCTATCAATACCGATGCCCGGCCCCACACCTATAACATCGAATTCTGAAATGGAATTCATTTTGGAAATCAAATGATCCTGCTCATCCACTATGACCATAGCTTCAGGCACGCTATTTTGTAATACATTTATGCCACAACCTGGCACATGAACGGTAAGCAAACCTGCTCCCGATCGAAGACATGCCTTACTGGCCAAAACGGCCGCACCCATTTTTCCTAATCCACCAGCTACTAATAAGTTTTTTCCGGCGGTTCCTTTATGTGAAAACTTACCTCTGGATCGAATAAATGATTTGATAAAATCTTCTGTAGAATAATAAAAACTTGAAGAAAGTGACTGTATATATTCCTCTACTAGTCCAATACTTTTAATCACGAGTTGCCCACTTTGCTTCTCATTATCTGGAAGCAATAGGGATAGTTTGGGAACTTGAAAGCTGACCGTATGTGTAGCTAACATAATTGCTCCTTCTTCAAACCTTTCATTACAACCCAAACCTGAAGCTATATCTACTGCCACACGAAAGGCACAGGGTTGTTCATTGAGGTGGTTAATAAGATCTGCAATTAATCCTACAACTGGACGACTCAAACCTGAACCAAATATGGCATCTATGATTATAGTTCCAGTAGTTAACTCGGGAAAATTACCTTCTTCTATGACTGTTTGTGGGATATCATAGTTTTGAATGTAATCATAGTTGATTTTAAAATCCCTTGAGCCAGAATCCGGATCACCCACGCAAAAAAGAGACACCATATACCCTGCTTCATTGAGCAGTCTGCAAATTACTAGGCCATCTCCACCGTTATTGCCTGTTCCACAAAATATCACAACTGGAGAATCGGCACTAAACTGAGCGGTAAACCATTTTACAAACTCCTCTGAAGCTCGCTCCATTAAGTCTATCGAATGAATAGGTTCATTCTTGATCGTAAATTGATCAGCTTGGCGGATTTGCTCCGCGTCGAGCACTTTGAGGCATAAATTGAGATCCATATCCAAAAATCATTAGTGATTAAATTTAATGATTTTTAAATAGGATTTGAGATTATCTATCCACTTCTCCCATCACGAAGTCTAACGATCCTACAATTGCTATCAAATCACCCACCATGTAGCCTTTAGATATGGCTGGAAGAATAGATAGATTAGAAAAACTACATCCCCGAGCCTTGCACCTGACGGCAACATCAGACCTCCCATCAGTTCTGAAAAAGAAACCTAACTCCCCTTTTGGGTTTTCAGCACGCACATACAAGTCCTGCGCTTTCGGTCTGATCTTCTTAGGTACCACTTCTCTAGGGTCAAAATCTCTGGTTCGCTTAAGATCTCCAGTAAGTTGCGTTAAGCACTGCTCAATGATTTTTACAGACTGTTTCACTTCTTCCACTCGCACCCAAGTGCGATCCCAGCAGTCTCCTGTTTGGCCCATTTGGCCTGCGCCAATGGGAACATCAAAATCCAACTCTGGATACACGGAATAACCATCTACCTTTCGGTAATCTAGCCTCAAGCCAGACCCTCTAAGGATTGGACCGGTCACACCGTAGTCGATGGCCAGATTCCTTGGGATCACTCCGATGTTGGCCGTACGCTCAATGAATATTTTGTTGTTCATCAACACTTCGTCCAGTTCAACCAATTTTGGTTTGAGGTAATTGATAAACTCTAGACATTTCTCTTCGAAGCCTACTGGCAAATCGTAAAACAGTCCGCCAATCCAGATGTAGTTGTAAAGCATGCGGGCACCACTTACCCATTCGAGTAATCGAAGGATGTGCTCACGATCACGCATCACCCAAAGGAAGGGAGTAAATGCGCCAATATCCAATCCATAAGTACCAATCGCCACGAAATGCGAGGCTATTCGATTCAACTCAGCCACAAGCACACGGATGTATTCTACACGCTTCGGAATTTTATCTTCGATGCCTAACATCCGTTCTACGCCCATCGCATAGGCATGTTCGGAGTTCATAGCGCCGACATAGTCCATGCGATCTACGAAAGGAATCACACCATTCATGGCGACTTGCTCGGCATGCTTCTCGAAGCAGCGATGCAAATAACCCAAATGAGGCACTACATCCACTACGATCTCGCCGTCTGTAACTACTTCTAAGCGAAGTACGCCATGCGTAGACGGGTGTTGTGGTCCGATATTGATGACCATTTCCTCACGTGTGAGTTTGGACTCATCATACACATTGGGTGCGGACTCATTGAGATTTTCTGGACGGTATTTGTATTCTATAGCTTGGCTCATGCTGGATCTCCCTCCTCTCTGATGGTTTTCATTCCACGATAAGTGGCTGGTTCTTCATAATCTTTTCGCATGGGATATCCTTCCCAATCGGCCGGCATTAATATTCTTCTCAAATCTGGATGGTTGTTGAAAGTGATTCCAAATAGGTCATACGCCTCACGTTCGTGCCAATCGGCTGTTTTCCACAAATGAGTGACTGTTTCTATCTCTGGATTTTCTCTCGAAATCACCGTTTTGATCATGATCGAGTGTTCCAAAGGAATGGAATACAAGTTGTAAATCACCTCCATGGTATTCGCCTCTTGGCCATTGTCTATGGCCGTCAGGCATGACAGTAGATCGCAAAATGAGGACGAGTCATCTTTCAGTAGGGCCATCACAGCCTCCATATTCGTGGAATCTATGACCAATGCCTTAGGCGTAGCATTTTCATCGATGGACAAAACCACCCCTTCTCCAAGTTTTGAATCTATCAGATTTTTAAATTCTTCCGTTGTCATGCTTAGGTTTGTTTGTCCAAAATTTCTTTGAAACCTTCGGGTGCTACCAAAGTTTCGTTTTCGATTTTTTCTCTGAGTTTAATAATACCACCGATCAGCGCCTCTGGCCTTGGCGGACAGCCCGGCACGTACACATCTACAGGAATGATTTTATCTACCCCTTTCACTACATGATAACCATGCTCCCAGTATGGGCCTCCGCAGTTGGCACAACTGCCCATAGAAATAACATATCGCGGTTCCGCCATTTGCTCATAGAGTCGACGAACCCGATCAGCCATTTTGTAAGTTACCGTACCGGCTACAATCATCACGTCGGACATTCTAGGGCTGGCTCTTGGCACTACACCAAATCGATCTAAATCATAGCCTGAGGCCATGGATCCCATCATCTCAATCGCACAGCAAGCCAAACCAAAGCCCATAGGCCAGATACTGGACATGCGAGCCCAATTGGTGAGATCCTCCAGATTGCTGAGGACAACGCCGCCATTGTTGAATTGTTGATCGAGTAGGCCTTTCATTTCGTTAGAATCAAGATTTTAGACTTAAGAGTCAAGATTATTTGTACTTGGTATTTAATGATTCGTAAAGTGAATCGGGCACTTTACTTTCTGTATCCAAAATGGTGACATCCGGTTTTTCCCATTCCAGATAGCCTTTGCCCCAGATGTAAACTAGCCCTAAAGCAAGAATCAAAATAAATAGTCCCATTTCTACCATGGCCAACATACCCCAGTTGCCCGCAGTCTCTGCATTTAGTTGTTCGTTGCCAAACACGATCGCCCATGGGAATAGAAACAGCAATTCCGTTTCGAATAGCACGAACACCAAGGCCACCACATAAAACCGTATATTGAACTTGCCCCAGGCCGTACCGGTAGGGTCTTCGCCACATTCGTAGGTGGTCAATTTCTCTTCGTTCGGGCGATTCGGTCGTAGTAATCTACTGATTACCAAAGGGCCAATAATGGCGACTAGGCCGCCGATGGCGAAGAGCAATAAGATTTGATAATTGGTGAGTTCCATGTTTCTATTTCAAATAAATATCCAATTCAAAAGGCCTGTTCCCAAAATTGTCACATTGAGCTACGTCGAAATGTTCGTCTGCTACTAGCAGCAAGGCTTCGAGTACCTCAGCCTGACACTTACTTTGGGCCTTTTGACACGGTTTATCTAAATACTAAGTTACCACAAACAAAAAAACCTCGCCATAAGACGAGGTTTATAATTTCTATATCTAGCGTCTTACAATATCACCTATGCCCAATCCAACAACAAAAAGAATTTGCTGCATTCATATCAAGGGTTGGGATGTTGTAAGTTCTGTTCATTCTAGTTACGCAATAGACGCCAAAAGACCGTTCAATGTTGCGCTTGGTCGCATGGCTTCAGAAGCTAGTTTTTCATTTGGCTGATAGTATCCACCAATGTTAACTTCAGCACCCTGAGCCGCGATCAATTCTTCGTTGATCTTAGCTTCATTGTCTGCCAATGCTTTAGACACTTCCGTGAATTTGGCCTTCAGATCAGCGTCTTTGTCTTGTGCTGCCAATGCCTCAGCCCAGTAAGTCATCAAATAGAAGTGTGAACCTCTATTGTCGATCTCATTCACTTTTCTTGAAGGTGATTTACCCAAGTCCAAGAATTTGCCAGTAGCCTCATCCAAGGCATCCGCCAATACTTGTGCTTTAGCGTTATCAGTCGATTGGCTCAAATGCTCCAATGAAACTGCCAATGCCAAGAACTCTCCTAAAGAATCCCATCTCAAGTGACCTTCTTCGTTGAACTGCTGCACGTGCTTAGGCGCTGATCCACCAGCACCAGTTTCGAACAATCCTCCACCATTCATCAAAGGCACGATAGAAAGCATTTTTGCACTAGTACCCAATTCCAAAATCGGGAACAAGTCAGTCAAATAATCTCTCAACACATTACCTGTAACCGAGATGGTATCTTTTCCTTCTTTGATTCTTTCCAATGAATATTTAGTGGCTTCCACTGGAGATTTGATCAACAATTCCAATCCAGTAGTATCATGATCTTTCAAGTAAGTATTCACTTTAGCGATCAACTGCGCATCGTGTGCTCTGTTTTCGTCCAACCAGAAAACGGCAGGGCTTCCAGTTGCTTTCGCTCTTGATACGGCCAATTTCACCCAATCCTGGATCGGTGCATCTTTCACCTGACACATTCTGAATAAATCGCCTTCACCTACTGGTTGCTCAATCAACACCTTACCCGCTGCGTCAATAACCTTTACCGTTCCAGCAGCAGACATTTGGAA
The sequence above is drawn from the Reichenbachiella sp. genome and encodes:
- a CDS encoding DUF2723 domain-containing protein gives rise to the protein MSDYNKLNNITGWIIFILATTVYALTVEPTASFWDCGEFIAVSYKLEVPHPPGAPFFLLLGRLFSFLAMGDVTQVAYWINMLSVLSSGFTVLFLFWSITHLAKKLVTPDTSYTNFVIIGSGLIGALSYTFSDSFWFSAVEAEVYGMSSFFTAFVVWAMLKWENIKDPSDENRWMILIAYMVGLSIGVHLLNLVTVPALGLIYYFKKREKLSTKGIITTLLASGAIVLIIMEGVIPGLPSFAGKMEIFFVNNLGLPFNSGIIFFIALFLGGLVYGIYYSIKSSNATLNTILVSFAFIIIGYSSYSIVLIRSNYNPPIDENNPEDVLSYVSYLKREQYGSRPLLHGQVFTADIVDQKKGAAVYTKGEDKYEITDHKLEYIYDPEHTTILPRAYSNQPGHVQRYREILGLKNGEKPSFGDNLAYMFKHQLGTMYFRYFMWNFAGRASDIQGADWVGLNDAFEKVPPMLEENKGRNIFFMIPLILGIIGLTFQYYKDPRNFAFVGLLFFLTGAAIVLYLNSPPTEPRERDYIYAGSYYAYAFWIGIGFIAIFNGLMAVIKKGIPAAAIALVICLSAPIIMASEGWDDHDRSNRYFSVDSAKNFLASCEPNAIIFTGGDNDTFPLWYVQEVEGFRTDVRVIVLSYFNTDWYIAQMMRDAYESKPLPFGLTLDNYKQGGLNDYLPLVERQNIKGGTMNAAQFIKLIKEEHPALAVPTSISSYNSVPAKNFYLPIDSAKVMEMGIIPEQFASRLSDRMTWSMKGRGLEKKDLAILDLIVNNNWERPIYFNNTSASSVNFNLKDYMVQEGNAFRLLPIKSQTSGEMFVNTDIMFDNMINNFHWRELDNPTVYYSEDYRNFVLNHRASFNTLIENLLAEGKTEKAREALMKCLEFMPDDVIRYDHFSVQQVGYLILVGEEEKAIEMAELISQRSDEMLTYLYTTGNLDRFELQKNLISLSELARTFRGTENLELASKYEELFRKHYELVQ
- a CDS encoding type II toxin-antitoxin system RelE/ParE family toxin, with translation MARNFKVQYNPQIYLDIQKFVDHYRKETGNNQLGTRFIKTVKTTLKKLNKSALHYQVRYDDIRFLPIPVFSVMVHYRVDEENNTVSVEAIFHTKDDPEKWTGR
- a CDS encoding M1 family aminopeptidase, with translation MKYTKCLSLIFGILFFVQNKGVTQSNSEGETISGDLMESELLTYKGSASRIWDLLHTDLAVSFDWEKRYLNGTATLDLSPLFYEQESLVLDAKGMDIHSVSVNGKANEFEYDGWEMLIPLSKTHTRKDTIQVIIDYTAKPYEREAGGSEAIEENRGLYFINADGSDPDKPQQIWTQGETEASSGWFPTIDIPNERCTQKMRITVQDKFKTLSNGLLTEQIKEPNGKRTDVWEMDQPHPPYLFMMTIGEFSVTRDEWNDVPLAYWLEEDYGQYAKDIFGHTPEMMTFFSDILGYPYPWKKYDQIVVRDYVSGAMENTTASLFYEDLNVDRRYLVDDNWDGIIAHELMHQWFGDLVTCESWSNLTLNEGFASYSEYLWNQYKYGQDEADYTFLVEQEAYLIEAAEEPKNLIRYYYEDQEDLFDAHTYNKGAAVLHMLRSYIGDDAFFLGLKNYLHANAFNSVEAAQLRMAFEEVTGEDLNWFFDQWFFFAGHPELEVRHAYENDTLTLTVEQTQNQDEMPIFQLPVFVDIWKGDELASFPIVINEAFETYQFPMEEKPDVVIFDSERQLLGVINHPKTEEEYFTQFVKDGSLYSRIETLDSLYSFEDKKLVDQILRKAFEDPYYMVRQYALEYLMDEEVKLKKYENDVVKMLNDPSSQVRAYALAYIGESGFEKYRAEFNKALNDSSYLVAASTIAQFTKNEEKLPAEFLVSQQEVTNLNIVIMLAEYYLFQEHKDSFDWFQNRMNGLDGNTLFFFIQAYAEKLLEAPDQYRKAAIPQFEDVARNNSNYMARFSAFQALVLMSDIEGVDAIIKDVRANEKDERLLELYKGI